AAAATAAAAATTCCGCTGAAAATAAAAATTCTCCTTATTATAACCTCGGCTTCTGCTTCGAGTCCGGGGCTCTTGCAGGCACTTACCGCAAAACTCACCCTTTCAAAGCCGAAAATAAGTATTTCTCAAAAGGCAGTTCGATAGAGCCCATTTCCCTGAAAAAACAAGACCTGAAAATCGGCTTTGAGATCTGCTATGAACTCCGCTTTCCCGAGGTCGCAAGAAAACTGGCTCTTGCCGGCTCTGACCTGCTTGTAACCACAGCAGCTTTTCCGAATCCCAGGTCCGAACACTGGAAGGTCCTTGCAAAGGCAAGAGCAATAGAAAACCAGATCCCTCACATCGCCTGCAACCGCACAGGTTCTGCCCCTGACTGCAGTTATTTCGGGCACTCGATGATTATTGATGCCTGGGGAGAAGTAAAAGCCGATGCAGGAAGCAAAGAATGTGTAATAGTTCATGACCTTGACATGTCCCAGAAAGATGAGGTCCGAAAATTAATCCCTGTTTTTGAAGACAGAAGAGTGGAGCTTTACTGATACAGTCTTAACCTTTTTCCGGTCATTTCCAGCTGCCTGGCTGATATTCCATATTTGGATATTTTCCGGCGCGGCTAATGTTTTCAATTTT
This window of the Methanosarcina mazei S-6 genome carries:
- a CDS encoding nitrilase-related carbon-nitrogen hydrolase, whose product is MKVACIQMDVLQCKKQENLEKALSMALKAVDKGAELVVFPEVFSTGFCYENIDHAAETLPSPLLENLACFSEANDCIILGSIILKDGNESGEEKYFREGDACFSGNENEMPVNKNSTEYKNFTENKNSAENKNSPYYNLGFCFESGALAGTYRKTHPFKAENKYFSKGSSIEPISLKKQDLKIGFEICYELRFPEVARKLALAGSDLLVTTAAFPNPRSEHWKVLAKARAIENQIPHIACNRTGSAPDCSYFGHSMIIDAWGEVKADAGSKECVIVHDLDMSQKDEVRKLIPVFEDRRVELY